Proteins encoded within one genomic window of Kibdelosporangium phytohabitans:
- a CDS encoding N-acetylmuramoyl-L-alanine amidase codes for MTSSPRRACFAFAAAVAFLVACGTTEPGTPIAVPPAPSPAGTTTPHLPPSQVPPSPPPASSAPPATSPATPPVAGKVVVIDPGHNGGNSANPAEINKKVPAGRGQTKACNTTGTATNAGYTEHAFTWDVSVRVRELLAAKGIKVVMTRDDDTGVGPCVDKRAAIGNQSGAAAVVSIHADGSTSPGAHGFHIAYSAPPLNAAQGEPAKNLATALRDGLRTAGFATSTYIGTNGLSPRADLGGLNLSERPAALVECGNMRNADEAAVLSSPQGRQRYADAIAASIVEYLG; via the coding sequence GTGACGTCCTCGCCTCGCCGCGCCTGTTTCGCGTTCGCCGCCGCAGTGGCCTTCCTCGTCGCGTGCGGCACGACCGAGCCGGGTACGCCCATCGCGGTGCCGCCCGCGCCGTCACCGGCCGGGACGACGACGCCGCACCTCCCGCCGAGCCAGGTTCCGCCGTCACCGCCACCGGCGTCGTCGGCGCCGCCCGCCACCTCGCCGGCCACCCCGCCGGTGGCGGGCAAAGTCGTGGTCATCGACCCCGGGCACAACGGCGGCAACTCGGCCAACCCCGCCGAGATCAACAAAAAGGTGCCCGCCGGGCGCGGGCAGACCAAGGCGTGCAACACAACCGGAACGGCGACCAACGCGGGCTACACCGAGCACGCGTTCACGTGGGACGTCTCGGTCCGGGTGCGGGAGTTGTTGGCGGCAAAGGGAATCAAGGTCGTGATGACCAGGGACGACGACACCGGCGTCGGCCCGTGCGTGGACAAACGCGCCGCGATCGGCAACCAGTCGGGCGCCGCGGCTGTCGTGTCCATCCACGCCGACGGCTCCACTTCCCCTGGCGCACACGGCTTCCACATCGCCTACTCGGCTCCGCCGCTGAACGCGGCGCAGGGCGAACCGGCGAAGAACCTCGCCACGGCACTGCGGGATGGCTTGCGCACAGCGGGTTTCGCCACGTCCACGTACATCGGGACCAACGGCCTGTCGCCGCGCGCCGACCTCGGTGGACTGAACCTCTCGGAACGCCCGGCAGCACTGGTCGAATGCGGCAACATGCGCAACGCGGACGAAGCAGCCGTGTTGTCCAGCCCACAGGGACGCCAGCGTTACGCCGACGCCATCGCGGCTTCGATCGTGGAATACCTGGGCTAG
- a CDS encoding aspartate kinase, which produces MALVVQKYGGSSVENADRIKRVAERIVATKKAGNDVVVAVSAMGDTTDELLDLAGQVAPVPPARELDMLLTSGERISMSLLAMAIHAHGLEARSYTGSQAGVITTAAHGNARIIDVTPSRIQEALDDGAIAIVAGFQGVSQGTNEITTLGRGGTDTTAVALAAALGADVCEIYTDVDGVFTADPRIVPDAQHLDRITYEEMLEMAASGAKVLMLRCVEYARRYGVPVRVRSSFNQKPGTVVTGSIEELSVEQAMITGVAHDRSEAKVTVVGVPDKLGVAAAIFRVIADIGVDIDMVLQNVSSTHTGRTDITFTLSKANGPTAVAALEKVRAELGFEQVLYDDHIGKVSLVGAGMRSHPGVTATFCEALARAGVNIEIINTSEIRISVLIRDTELDAAVRAIHSAFELGGDEEAVVYAGSGR; this is translated from the coding sequence GTGGCGCTCGTCGTCCAGAAATACGGCGGTTCCTCCGTTGAGAACGCTGACCGGATAAAGCGGGTCGCCGAGCGGATCGTCGCCACCAAGAAGGCGGGCAACGACGTCGTGGTCGCGGTCTCCGCGATGGGGGACACCACCGACGAACTGCTCGACCTGGCCGGCCAGGTGGCGCCGGTGCCGCCGGCCCGGGAACTGGACATGCTGCTCACGTCCGGTGAGCGGATCTCCATGTCGCTGCTGGCCATGGCCATTCACGCGCACGGCCTCGAGGCCCGGTCGTACACCGGTTCGCAGGCGGGCGTGATCACCACGGCGGCGCACGGCAACGCACGCATCATCGACGTGACCCCGAGCCGGATCCAGGAGGCGCTCGACGACGGTGCCATCGCGATCGTGGCGGGGTTCCAGGGCGTGAGCCAGGGCACCAACGAGATCACCACGCTCGGCCGCGGCGGTACGGACACCACGGCGGTGGCGCTGGCCGCCGCGCTCGGCGCCGACGTCTGCGAGATCTACACCGACGTGGATGGCGTGTTCACCGCCGACCCGCGGATCGTGCCCGACGCGCAGCACCTCGACCGCATCACCTACGAGGAGATGCTGGAGATGGCCGCGAGCGGGGCCAAGGTGCTGATGCTGCGCTGTGTCGAATACGCCCGGCGGTACGGGGTGCCGGTCCGGGTCCGGTCGTCGTTCAACCAGAAGCCCGGCACTGTCGTGACCGGGTCGATCGAGGAGCTCTCCGTGGAACAAGCGATGATCACAGGCGTCGCACACGACCGTTCCGAGGCGAAAGTCACTGTCGTCGGCGTACCGGACAAGCTCGGTGTCGCGGCCGCGATCTTCCGCGTGATCGCCGACATCGGCGTGGACATCGACATGGTCCTGCAGAACGTGTCGTCCACCCACACCGGCCGCACCGACATCACGTTCACCCTGTCGAAGGCCAACGGCCCGACCGCGGTCGCGGCGCTGGAGAAGGTCCGCGCCGAGCTCGGCTTCGAGCAGGTCCTCTACGACGACCACATCGGCAAGGTCTCGCTGGTCGGCGCGGGCATGCGCTCGCACCCCGGCGTGACGGCGACGTTCTGCGAGGCGCTGGCCAGGGCAGGCGTGAACATCGAGATCATCAACACCTCGGAGATCCGGATCTCGGTGCTGATCAGGGACACCGAGCTGGACGCGGCGGTGCGCGCGATCCACTCGGCGTTCGAGCTCGGCGGCGACGAAGAGGCCGTGGTGTACGCGGGGAGTGGTCGCTGA
- a CDS encoding serine protease, producing the protein MSVASADVSPMIVGGTRANINDHKYTVYLASGSTGSGQFCGGTLVSATKVVTAAHCTVNRSPSNTYVVWGREDKQSTAGTVARVTKIWIHPSYTSATRGFDVSVLTLGTSLAGPYLPLATTADTALYAAGTQATILGWGTTSSGGSASRYLLKATVPLTSDSSCSSAYGSSFIQSAMVCAGLPNGGVDTCQGDSGGPLIAGGKLIGDTSWGRGCALAGYPGVYGRIATYQTTIAAQL; encoded by the coding sequence GTGTCCGTGGCATCAGCGGACGTCTCACCGATGATCGTTGGCGGTACCCGGGCCAACATCAACGACCACAAGTACACCGTCTACCTGGCGAGTGGCTCCACCGGCAGCGGGCAGTTCTGCGGTGGCACGCTTGTCAGCGCGACCAAGGTGGTGACGGCGGCGCACTGCACCGTCAACCGCAGTCCGTCGAACACGTATGTGGTGTGGGGCCGTGAGGACAAGCAGAGCACTGCCGGCACGGTCGCCCGGGTTACCAAGATCTGGATCCACCCGAGCTACACCTCGGCCACCCGCGGTTTCGACGTGTCGGTGCTGACCCTCGGTACCAGCCTGGCCGGGCCGTACCTGCCGCTGGCCACGACGGCCGACACCGCGCTGTACGCGGCGGGCACCCAGGCCACGATCCTCGGCTGGGGAACGACCTCGTCCGGTGGTTCGGCGTCGCGTTACCTGCTCAAGGCCACTGTGCCGCTGACCTCGGACTCGTCCTGCAGCAGCGCGTACGGCAGTTCGTTCATCCAGTCGGCGATGGTGTGCGCGGGCCTGCCCAACGGTGGCGTGGACACCTGCCAGGGCGACTCGGGCGGTCCGCTGATCGCGGGCGGCAAGCTGATCGGTGACACGTCGTGGGGCCGCGGGTGTGCGCTCGCCGGGTACCCGGGCGTGTACGGCCGGATCGCCACCTACCAGACGACGATCGCTGCCCAGCTCTAG
- a CDS encoding MFS transporter produces the protein MERYRRLLGMPGVRTLMILMFFARIPGSATSMALTLHVAIGLGHGYGAAGLVGAAATVGIAIGAPLAGWVVDRYGLRTMLVITTIGEASFWVVAPWLSYPVLLVVGFVGGVFAVPTMSIGRQAVAALVQGEQRRTAYSLDSISVELSFMIGPLAAVALATQVSTSTALRVIGAGFALVGVALFIVNPPTRGDDEIVGERPPRREWLNGKLLAVLLVGLGAVFVLAGTEVTLVAVLREHGQVEWTGAATVILCVASVLGGLVHGAVRKSLPQVVLMALLGALTIPVLFVDSTWWVVALALGPASAMCAPTIAATGEQVSKLVPVVVRGEATGLQSTAFTLGAALGSPVVGFVVDHSGSPGWGFVGAGAGGLIVAAVAAVLIRRSPAPAQPISASAIS, from the coding sequence GTGGAGCGCTATCGACGGTTGCTGGGGATGCCCGGTGTCCGAACGCTGATGATCCTGATGTTCTTCGCCAGGATCCCCGGTTCGGCCACGTCGATGGCACTGACGTTGCACGTGGCCATCGGGCTCGGCCACGGGTACGGCGCCGCGGGTCTGGTCGGAGCCGCCGCCACCGTCGGCATCGCCATCGGCGCGCCGCTGGCGGGCTGGGTAGTCGACCGGTACGGACTGCGCACCATGCTGGTGATCACCACCATCGGCGAGGCGTCGTTCTGGGTCGTCGCGCCGTGGTTGTCGTACCCGGTGCTGCTGGTGGTCGGCTTCGTCGGCGGCGTCTTCGCTGTGCCGACCATGTCGATCGGCCGCCAAGCGGTCGCCGCCCTCGTGCAGGGCGAACAACGCCGCACGGCCTACTCGCTCGACTCGATCTCCGTCGAGCTCAGCTTCATGATCGGCCCGCTCGCCGCGGTCGCGCTGGCCACGCAGGTGTCCACGTCGACAGCCTTGCGGGTGATCGGCGCCGGGTTCGCCCTGGTCGGGGTCGCACTGTTCATCGTCAACCCGCCGACCCGCGGCGACGACGAGATCGTCGGCGAGCGGCCACCGCGCCGGGAGTGGCTCAACGGCAAACTGCTCGCGGTGCTGCTGGTCGGCCTGGGCGCCGTCTTCGTACTGGCGGGCACGGAAGTGACTCTCGTCGCTGTGCTGCGCGAACACGGTCAGGTCGAATGGACGGGCGCGGCGACCGTGATCCTGTGCGTGGCGTCGGTCCTGGGCGGTCTCGTGCACGGCGCCGTACGGAAATCGTTGCCACAGGTCGTGTTGATGGCCCTGCTCGGCGCGTTGACCATCCCGGTGCTGTTCGTGGACAGCACCTGGTGGGTCGTCGCGCTCGCGCTGGGGCCCGCCAGCGCCATGTGCGCACCGACCATCGCGGCCACCGGCGAGCAGGTCAGCAAGCTCGTCCCGGTGGTCGTGCGCGGGGAAGCGACGGGGCTGCAGAGCACAGCGTTCACCCTCGGGGCGGCGCTGGGCTCACCGGTGGTCGGGTTCGTTGTGGACCACAGCGGATCACCGGGCTGGGGCTTCGTCGGCGCCGGTGCCGGCGGACTGATCGTCGCCGCGGTCGCGGCTGTGCTCATCCGCCGGTCACCGGCCCCCGCTCAGCCGATCAGCGCCTCGGCGATCTCGTAG
- a CDS encoding aspartate-semialdehyde dehydrogenase, whose product MAPVLALVGATGAVGGVMIDIMNNRPAFPWGEVRLIASARSAGKKMTVRGQELTVVEISPEAFDGVDVAMFDVPDEISARWAPIAAERGAVAVDNSGAFRMDADVPLVVPEVNLDKVAERPRGIISNPNCTTLSMMAAVGALHRKFQLTELVVASYQAASGAGQGGIDRLYAELEAVAGKHVGNRAGDVAEALEAAGLPAADSPFPAPLAMNVVPWAGSLKEDGWASEELKVRNEARKIMGIPDLKVSATCVRVPVVTTHSLAVHATFANPVTVAQAHEVFDAQPSVVLVDDPANLKFPTPADVVGGDPTYVGRVRQALDFPNTLDFFVCGDNLRKGAALNTYEIAEALIG is encoded by the coding sequence ATGGCACCGGTTCTCGCGCTCGTCGGAGCCACCGGCGCGGTCGGTGGCGTGATGATCGACATCATGAACAACCGCCCCGCTTTCCCGTGGGGCGAGGTCCGGCTGATCGCCTCGGCGCGTTCGGCGGGCAAGAAGATGACCGTGCGCGGCCAGGAGCTGACGGTCGTCGAGATCTCGCCGGAGGCGTTCGACGGCGTGGACGTGGCGATGTTCGACGTGCCGGACGAGATCTCCGCCCGGTGGGCGCCGATCGCGGCCGAGCGCGGCGCGGTCGCCGTGGACAACTCCGGTGCTTTCCGGATGGACGCGGACGTGCCGCTGGTCGTGCCCGAGGTGAACCTCGACAAGGTCGCCGAGCGGCCGCGCGGGATCATCTCGAACCCGAACTGCACGACGCTGTCGATGATGGCCGCGGTCGGCGCGCTGCACCGCAAGTTCCAGCTGACCGAGCTGGTGGTGGCGTCCTACCAGGCGGCGTCCGGCGCGGGCCAGGGCGGCATCGACCGGCTGTACGCGGAGCTGGAAGCCGTGGCGGGCAAGCACGTCGGCAACCGCGCGGGTGACGTGGCCGAGGCACTCGAAGCCGCCGGCCTGCCGGCCGCGGACTCGCCGTTCCCCGCGCCGCTGGCGATGAACGTGGTGCCGTGGGCGGGGTCGCTCAAGGAGGACGGCTGGGCCAGCGAGGAGCTGAAGGTCCGCAACGAGGCGCGCAAGATCATGGGGATCCCGGACCTGAAGGTGTCCGCGACCTGTGTGCGCGTCCCGGTCGTGACCACGCACTCTCTCGCGGTGCACGCGACCTTCGCCAACCCGGTGACGGTGGCGCAGGCACACGAGGTGTTCGACGCGCAGCCTTCGGTCGTGCTGGTCGACGACCCGGCGAACCTGAAGTTCCCGACCCCGGCGGATGTCGTCGGCGGGGACCCGACCTACGTCGGCCGTGTCCGCCAGGCGCTGGACTTCCCGAACACGCTGGACTTCTTCGTGTGCGGCGACAACCTGCGCAAGGGCGCGGCGCTCAACACCTACGAGATCGCCGAGGCGCTGATCGGCTGA
- a CDS encoding nitroreductase family protein — MELGDLMHPLIKDRWSPRWLDADAVVTDEQLRAMLEAARWAPSYGNSQPARYFVGRRGDSTYQRIFDVLSQRNQNWAQRSAVLMLGIAMTVNEKGGLPLSEYGLGLATENLVLQAVAEGLVAHQMGGFNAEGARILFELPPEARPVVVIAVGRLGDRDSIPDDLRDRELAPRKRLPLSEIAFTGEWGNPVL; from the coding sequence GTGGAGCTGGGCGATCTGATGCACCCGTTGATCAAGGACCGGTGGAGCCCGCGGTGGCTGGACGCGGACGCGGTGGTCACCGACGAACAACTGCGAGCGATGCTGGAGGCGGCCCGCTGGGCACCGTCCTACGGCAACTCACAACCCGCGCGATATTTCGTGGGACGCCGCGGTGACTCGACGTACCAGCGCATCTTCGACGTGCTGAGCCAGCGCAACCAGAACTGGGCGCAGCGGTCCGCGGTGCTGATGCTGGGCATCGCGATGACGGTCAACGAGAAAGGCGGACTGCCGCTCTCGGAGTACGGCCTCGGCCTGGCGACGGAGAACCTGGTGCTGCAGGCCGTGGCGGAAGGCCTGGTCGCGCACCAGATGGGCGGGTTCAACGCGGAAGGTGCGCGGATCCTGTTCGAACTGCCGCCGGAAGCCCGGCCGGTCGTGGTGATCGCGGTCGGCAGGCTCGGCGACCGCGACTCGATCCCCGACGATCTCCGAGACCGGGAGCTCGCACCTCGCAAGCGGCTCCCGCTCTCGGAGATCGCGTTCACCGGGGAATGGGGAAACCCGGTTCTCTAG
- a CDS encoding uridine kinase family protein, with the protein MPSDDVTEVVEAVLAAPPRLGGVRLLAIDGPSGSGKSTLARRVVERLGGSPGAALISTDEFATWDDPVAWWPRLEEGVLRPLAGNRAGCYRRTEWVRDKPTPGELVAVGVPEVLVLEGVSAGRTAVHARLSSLVWVEFADAPARLERSVTRDGERYRTHLLRWQLFETGWFEVDNPSARAGPKFHTG; encoded by the coding sequence GTGCCGTCTGACGACGTCACCGAGGTCGTCGAAGCTGTTCTGGCGGCGCCGCCGAGGCTCGGCGGCGTCCGCCTGCTGGCGATCGACGGCCCGTCGGGGTCGGGCAAGTCCACTCTGGCCCGCCGGGTCGTCGAGCGGCTCGGCGGATCACCGGGGGCCGCCCTGATATCCACCGACGAGTTCGCGACGTGGGACGACCCCGTCGCGTGGTGGCCACGCCTCGAAGAGGGCGTTCTGCGGCCGTTGGCCGGCAACCGCGCGGGGTGTTATCGGCGCACCGAGTGGGTGCGTGACAAACCGACGCCCGGTGAATTGGTCGCTGTCGGCGTTCCGGAAGTTCTCGTTCTCGAAGGCGTGTCCGCTGGGCGCACGGCCGTTCACGCGCGGCTTTCATCCCTCGTTTGGGTGGAATTCGCCGACGCGCCTGCCCGACTTGAACGCTCTGTCACGCGCGATGGTGAGAGATACCGCACACACCTGTTGCGTTGGCAGCTGTTCGAGACGGGGTGGTTCGAAGTCGACAATCCGTCGGCTCGCGCGGGCCCAAAATTTCACACTGGGTAA
- the recR gene encoding recombination mediator RecR codes for MYEGPVQDLIDELGRLPGVGPKSAQRIAFHLLAAEPADIGRLQDALQKVKEGVQFCDICGNVAEQATCRICRDARRDAQKVCVVEEPKDVLAIERTREFKGRYHVLGGALDPLSGIGPDQLRIRQLLGRIGEHDVTEVILATDPNTEGEATATYLIRLLRDFPGLTVTRLASGLPMGGDLEFADELTLTRALSGRRAV; via the coding sequence ATGTACGAGGGCCCGGTACAGGACCTGATCGACGAGCTCGGCCGACTGCCGGGCGTCGGTCCCAAGAGCGCGCAGCGAATCGCCTTCCACCTGCTGGCCGCGGAGCCCGCGGACATCGGCCGCCTGCAGGACGCGCTGCAGAAGGTCAAGGAAGGTGTGCAGTTCTGCGACATCTGCGGCAACGTCGCCGAGCAGGCGACGTGCCGCATCTGCCGGGATGCCCGGCGCGACGCGCAGAAGGTGTGCGTGGTCGAGGAGCCGAAGGACGTGCTGGCGATCGAGCGGACCCGTGAGTTCAAGGGCCGCTACCACGTGCTCGGCGGCGCGCTGGACCCGTTGTCCGGCATCGGTCCCGACCAGCTGCGGATCCGCCAGCTGCTGGGCCGGATCGGCGAGCACGACGTGACCGAGGTGATCCTGGCGACCGACCCGAACACCGAGGGCGAGGCCACCGCCACGTACCTGATCCGGTTGCTGCGCGACTTCCCCGGCCTGACGGTGACCAGGCTGGCGTCCGGTCTGCCGATGGGCGGCGACCTGGAGTTCGCCGACGAGCTGACGTTGACCCGCGCGCTGTCCGGACGTCGTGCCGTCTGA
- a CDS encoding Fur family transcriptional regulator, with the protein MSTPTTPDRARMREQLRSTGLRVTAPRLAVLALLSEHPHSTADQVAGGVRELLGSVSTQAVYDVLNVFTATNLVRRIEPAGSPARYETRTGDNHHHLVCRHCGRAEDVDCVIGPAPCLTPDHTAGFVVDEAEVVFWGLCADCQSLE; encoded by the coding sequence ATGTCGACACCGACCACCCCGGACCGGGCCCGGATGCGTGAACAGCTGCGTTCGACGGGGCTGCGCGTGACCGCGCCGAGGCTGGCGGTGCTCGCCCTGCTGAGCGAACACCCGCACTCGACCGCCGACCAGGTCGCCGGTGGGGTACGTGAGTTGCTGGGGTCGGTGTCCACCCAAGCGGTGTACGACGTGCTGAACGTGTTCACGGCCACGAACCTGGTGCGCCGGATCGAACCGGCCGGGTCCCCGGCCCGCTACGAGACGCGCACCGGCGACAACCACCACCACCTCGTCTGCCGACACTGCGGCCGCGCGGAGGACGTCGACTGCGTGATCGGTCCGGCGCCGTGCTTGACGCCCGACCACACCGCCGGGTTCGTCGTCGACGAGGCGGAGGTCGTGTTCTGGGGCCTGTGCGCGGACTGCCAGTCCCTCGAATGA
- a CDS encoding DNA polymerase III subunit gamma and tau has translation MALALYRKYRPATFAEVVGQEHVTDPLRVALSAGRVNHAYLFSGPRGCGKTSSARIMARSLNCVQGPTPDPCGECESCVSLAPNGPGSVDVVELDAASHGGVDDTRELRDRAFFAPAISRYRIFIIDEAHMVTTQGFNALLKIVEEPPEHLIFIFATTEPDKVLTTIRSRTHHYPFRLIPPGIMRELLERNCAAEGVAVEPSVFPLVIRAGGGSARDTQSVMDQLLSGAGADGVTYERAVSLLGVTDIALINDMVDGLATSDAAAVYGTIERLVDAGHDPRRFASDLLDRLRDLVLLSAVPDSGARGLVNVPGDELSRMSAQADRLGPATLSRFAEIVHTGLIEMRGATSPRLVMELLCARMLLPAAVPSDPALDSAVLQRLEQLERRASVAPVAAAAVPALAQPAPAPAPAPVQAQAPTPTAAPPPPPRQSAPEPAPAPAPAPAPAPVQQAPAPPVEPGAMDAAAVRRIWPELLAEVRRQPGGRSTEAMLTNATVQSIEGDMVVIAHAAAPLARRLGEARNVDLISTALNNVIGGKWRVTCVHGTATAAPQAVQAAPQPRPQPTRPSQAAAPAPPQRQAPRPATDHDDIPPPPEPPEPDDPLPPPPPPPPKTEAEEEEEMLAEASQKPGEGERIVARDPEEVAIELLAQELGARKI, from the coding sequence GTGGCGCTCGCCCTTTACCGCAAGTACCGTCCGGCGACCTTCGCTGAGGTGGTCGGTCAGGAGCACGTCACCGACCCGTTGCGCGTCGCGCTGTCGGCGGGTCGGGTGAATCACGCGTATCTTTTCTCCGGCCCTCGTGGCTGCGGGAAGACCTCCAGCGCGCGGATCATGGCCAGGTCGCTCAACTGCGTGCAGGGGCCGACTCCTGATCCGTGCGGCGAGTGCGAGTCGTGCGTCTCGCTGGCTCCCAACGGGCCTGGCAGCGTCGATGTGGTCGAGTTGGACGCGGCGAGTCACGGTGGTGTCGACGACACGCGTGAGCTGCGGGACCGCGCGTTCTTCGCGCCGGCCATCTCGCGCTACCGCATCTTCATCATCGACGAGGCCCACATGGTCACCACGCAGGGCTTCAACGCTCTGCTGAAGATCGTGGAGGAGCCGCCGGAGCACCTCATCTTCATCTTCGCGACCACCGAGCCGGACAAGGTGCTGACCACCATCCGCTCGCGGACGCACCATTACCCGTTCCGGCTGATCCCGCCGGGCATCATGCGGGAGTTGCTCGAGCGCAACTGCGCCGCGGAGGGTGTCGCGGTCGAGCCGTCGGTGTTCCCGTTGGTGATCCGGGCCGGCGGTGGTTCGGCGCGTGACACGCAGTCGGTGATGGACCAGTTGTTGTCAGGCGCCGGGGCGGACGGCGTCACGTACGAGCGAGCCGTGTCGCTGCTCGGCGTCACGGATATCGCGTTGATCAACGACATGGTCGACGGGCTGGCGACGAGTGACGCCGCTGCCGTGTACGGCACGATCGAGCGCCTCGTCGACGCCGGGCACGATCCGCGGCGGTTCGCCTCGGATTTGCTCGACCGGTTGCGTGACCTCGTTCTGCTCAGCGCTGTCCCGGATTCGGGGGCGCGCGGGCTGGTGAACGTGCCGGGCGACGAGTTGTCGCGGATGTCGGCGCAGGCCGACCGGCTCGGCCCGGCCACGTTGTCCCGGTTCGCCGAAATCGTCCACACCGGACTCATCGAGATGCGTGGTGCGACGTCGCCGCGGCTGGTGATGGAGTTGCTGTGCGCGCGGATGCTCCTGCCCGCGGCGGTGCCAAGCGATCCCGCGCTGGATTCCGCTGTGCTGCAACGGCTTGAGCAGTTGGAGAGGCGCGCGTCGGTCGCGCCGGTCGCCGCTGCCGCCGTCCCCGCCCTCGCCCAACCGGCTCCTGCGCCGGCCCCCGCGCCGGTGCAGGCACAAGCACCGACGCCCACTGCCGCTCCGCCTCCGCCGCCACGGCAGTCCGCACCTGAACCGGCACCAGCGCCCGCACCCGCACCAGCGCCTGCCCCCGTGCAGCAAGCGCCCGCCCCGCCCGTGGAGCCCGGTGCGATGGACGCCGCGGCTGTGCGCCGGATCTGGCCGGAACTGCTGGCGGAAGTGCGCAGGCAGCCCGGTGGCCGCAGCACCGAGGCGATGCTGACCAACGCGACCGTGCAGAGCATCGAAGGCGACATGGTCGTCATCGCGCACGCCGCCGCCCCACTTGCCAGGCGGTTGGGGGAAGCACGGAACGTCGACCTGATCAGCACGGCGTTGAACAACGTGATCGGCGGGAAGTGGCGGGTCACGTGCGTGCACGGGACCGCGACGGCAGCGCCTCAGGCAGTGCAGGCCGCGCCGCAGCCGCGTCCGCAGCCGACGCGCCCGAGCCAGGCGGCCGCTCCCGCGCCGCCGCAGCGCCAGGCTCCGCGTCCGGCCACGGACCACGACGACATCCCGCCGCCGCCGGAGCCGCCCGAGCCCGACGACCCCCTCCCGCCCCCTCCTCCGCCGCCGCCCAAAACCGAGGCGGAGGAAGAAGAGGAGATGCTCGCCGAGGCTTCGCAGAAGCCGGGCGAGGGTGAGCGGATCGTGGCTCGCGACCCGGAGGAAGTGGCGATCGAGCTGCTGGCCCAGGAGCTCGGCGCCCGCAAGATCTAG
- a CDS encoding ABC transporter permease: MTAPLEASPGSSEAQPEAALKGMGKKAIQGRSLGQIAWMRLKRDRVAMVSGVLIAVMVVAAIVALLLDRVFGVIDPNAFHQELIDPERGIPTGPLGGVSVEHPFGVEPINGRDLLTRIFAGSWISLLIGFAATLVSVVIGTVMGVIAGYFRGWVDTVISRIMDVFLAFPLLLFAIALVGVVPDSAFGLGRDGSRIAVLIFVIGFFSWPYIGRIIRAQTLSLREREFVDASRSLGAKAPHVLFKELLPNLVAPILVYSTLLIPTNILFEAALSFLGVGIQPPSATWGTMLSEASRWYQVDAWFMVFPGLAIFITVLAFNLFGDGLRDALDPRAR; this comes from the coding sequence GTGACCGCGCCACTCGAAGCCTCCCCCGGCTCGTCCGAGGCCCAGCCGGAGGCAGCGCTCAAGGGGATGGGCAAGAAGGCCATCCAGGGCCGCTCGCTCGGACAGATCGCGTGGATGCGGCTCAAGCGCGACCGCGTGGCGATGGTCAGCGGAGTACTGATCGCGGTGATGGTCGTCGCCGCCATCGTCGCGCTGCTGCTCGACCGCGTGTTCGGCGTGATCGACCCGAACGCCTTCCACCAGGAGCTGATCGACCCCGAACGGGGCATCCCGACCGGTCCGCTCGGCGGGGTCAGCGTCGAGCACCCGTTCGGTGTCGAGCCGATCAACGGGCGTGACCTGCTCACCCGGATCTTCGCCGGGTCGTGGATCTCGCTGCTGATCGGTTTCGCGGCCACGCTGGTCTCCGTGGTGATCGGCACGGTCATGGGTGTCATCGCCGGCTACTTCCGCGGCTGGGTGGACACGGTGATCAGCCGCATCATGGACGTCTTCCTGGCGTTCCCGCTGCTGCTGTTCGCCATCGCGCTGGTCGGTGTGGTGCCGGACAGCGCGTTCGGCCTCGGCCGGGACGGCTCACGGATCGCCGTGCTGATCTTCGTGATCGGGTTCTTCAGCTGGCCCTACATCGGCCGGATCATCCGTGCGCAGACGCTCTCGCTGCGTGAACGCGAGTTCGTCGACGCGTCCCGCAGCCTCGGCGCGAAGGCGCCGCACGTGCTGTTCAAGGAACTCCTGCCGAACCTGGTCGCACCGATCCTGGTCTACTCGACGCTGCTGATCCCGACGAACATCCTGTTCGAGGCGGCGCTGTCGTTCCTCGGTGTCGGTATCCAGCCACCCTCGGCGACCTGGGGCACGATGCTGTCCGAGGCCTCCAGGTGGTACCAGGTCGACGCGTGGTTCATGGTTTTCCCAGGTTTGGCCATCTTCATCACCGTGCTGGCCTTCAACCTCTTCGGCGACGGACTGCGTGACGCATTGGACCCGCGGGCGCGTTAG
- a CDS encoding YbaB/EbfC family nucleoid-associated protein, with the protein MPNIQDILQQAQAMQEKLASAQQELEDVEVTGTAGGGMVTATVSGAGELVALTIDPKVIDPEDGETLADLVIAAVRDANSNAQKLAEEKMGGLAGGFGGALGLPGF; encoded by the coding sequence ATGCCGAACATTCAGGACATCCTGCAGCAGGCGCAGGCCATGCAGGAGAAGCTCGCGTCCGCGCAGCAGGAGCTCGAGGACGTCGAGGTGACCGGCACGGCCGGTGGCGGGATGGTCACCGCGACCGTCTCCGGCGCCGGTGAGCTGGTCGCGCTGACCATCGACCCGAAGGTGATCGACCCCGAAGACGGCGAGACCCTGGCCGACCTGGTCATCGCCGCGGTCAGGGACGCGAACAGCAACGCGCAGAAACTGGCCGAGGAGAAGATGGGTGGCCTCGCCGGTGGCTTCGGCGGCGCGCTCGGGCTGCCCGGTTTCTGA